The Rhizobium etli 8C-3 genome has a segment encoding these proteins:
- a CDS encoding ABC transporter substrate-binding protein, protein MAIRKFAVLSALALAGVSLFGFSAKAEDVTISVWSLDRDIQPAPNLVKEFNAQNNGIKIEYRLIQFDDVVTEAMRAYASGQAPDIIAVDNPEHAMFASRGAFLDLTDMISKSTVIKPENYFPGPLKSVEWDGKYYGVPKATNTIALYYNKDMFKAKGLDPNKPPQTWDELVEDARKLTDPAKNVYGLAFSAKANEEGTFQFLPWAQMGGGGYENINADGAVKALETWKTILDEKLASPDTLTRGQWDSTGTFNSGNAAMAISGPWELDRMVKEAKFDWGVTLLPVPKAGAERSSAMGDFNWAIFASSKHPAEAFKALEYFASQDDKLFKNYGQLPARSDITIPQTGEKLKDDALKVFLEQLKYAKPRGPHPQWPKISKAIQDAIQAALTGQMSAKEALDQAADKIKAVLG, encoded by the coding sequence ATGGCTATCCGCAAATTCGCAGTCCTGAGTGCTTTGGCACTTGCCGGCGTCTCGCTCTTCGGCTTTTCAGCCAAGGCCGAAGACGTGACCATCAGCGTCTGGTCACTTGATCGCGACATTCAACCGGCGCCCAATCTCGTCAAGGAATTCAACGCGCAGAACAACGGCATTAAGATCGAATACCGCCTCATTCAGTTCGATGACGTCGTCACCGAAGCGATGCGCGCCTATGCCTCCGGTCAGGCGCCCGACATCATTGCCGTCGATAATCCCGAACACGCAATGTTCGCTTCGCGTGGCGCCTTCCTCGATCTGACCGACATGATCTCGAAGTCGACCGTGATCAAGCCGGAGAATTATTTTCCCGGGCCGCTGAAGTCGGTCGAATGGGACGGGAAATACTATGGCGTGCCAAAAGCGACGAACACGATCGCGCTCTACTACAACAAGGACATGTTCAAGGCGAAGGGCCTCGACCCGAACAAGCCGCCGCAGACCTGGGACGAGCTCGTTGAAGACGCGCGTAAACTGACCGATCCGGCCAAGAACGTCTATGGCCTGGCCTTCTCTGCAAAAGCCAACGAGGAAGGCACCTTCCAGTTCCTTCCTTGGGCCCAAATGGGCGGTGGCGGCTACGAGAACATCAATGCCGATGGTGCGGTCAAGGCGCTCGAGACCTGGAAGACCATACTGGACGAAAAGCTTGCCTCGCCGGATACACTCACGCGCGGCCAGTGGGACTCGACCGGCACCTTCAACTCCGGCAATGCAGCCATGGCGATCTCCGGTCCGTGGGAGCTCGACCGCATGGTGAAGGAAGCCAAGTTCGATTGGGGTGTGACACTGCTTCCGGTCCCGAAGGCAGGCGCAGAGCGTTCATCGGCCATGGGCGACTTCAACTGGGCGATCTTCGCAAGCTCCAAGCACCCGGCCGAAGCTTTCAAGGCGCTTGAGTATTTCGCCTCTCAGGACGACAAGTTGTTCAAGAACTACGGCCAGCTTCCGGCCCGTTCCGACATCACTATCCCGCAGACCGGCGAAAAGCTGAAGGATGATGCTCTCAAGGTCTTCCTCGAGCAACTGAAATATGCCAAGCCCCGTGGCCCGCACCCGCAGTGGCCGAAGATCTCCAAGGCGATCCAGGACGCAATCCAGGCCGCATTGACTGGCCAGATGAGCGCCAAGGAAGCGCTCGACCAGGCCGCCGACAAAATCAAGGCCGTTCTGGGATAA
- a CDS encoding carbohydrate ABC transporter permease codes for MKRILMSVKDGRGFDIVLVAFPLGFLFLMAGLPLIYNVVMSFQEVDMFSLGTFSRPFVGFKNYTDLFAQPETLGIFYNTLIFVAGSIAGQFLIGFGLALFFWVNFPGASWMRGLFLVSWVMPGLVVGAIWNWILSGDFGVLNFILRESGMISGNIFWRSDPHYSLFAVIIANVWLGTSFNMILLSVGLSAIPGDLYEAAELDGANAWQRFWTITLPMMRSTIGAIIALGLIFTLQQFDLFAAITSGGPNNSSNVTQYWAWELSFRQYDFAKGATISVIMIVFVMIASVVYVRSTRHEVRG; via the coding sequence ATGAAGAGGATCCTGATGAGCGTCAAGGACGGCCGCGGTTTCGATATCGTGCTCGTTGCCTTTCCGCTCGGCTTTCTGTTTCTGATGGCGGGTCTGCCGCTCATCTACAACGTTGTAATGAGCTTTCAGGAGGTTGACATGTTCAGCCTCGGGACCTTTTCGCGACCCTTTGTCGGCTTCAAGAATTACACAGATCTCTTCGCGCAGCCCGAGACGCTGGGGATCTTTTACAACACGCTGATCTTCGTCGCCGGCTCGATCGCAGGTCAGTTCCTGATCGGTTTCGGGCTTGCGTTGTTCTTCTGGGTGAACTTTCCCGGGGCATCATGGATGCGCGGTCTCTTCCTCGTGTCCTGGGTCATGCCCGGCCTCGTTGTCGGCGCCATCTGGAACTGGATCTTGTCAGGCGACTTCGGCGTGCTCAATTTCATCCTGCGAGAAAGCGGCATGATCTCCGGAAACATCTTCTGGCGTTCCGACCCACACTATTCGCTCTTTGCCGTCATTATTGCCAATGTCTGGCTCGGCACTTCCTTCAACATGATCCTTTTATCCGTCGGCCTTTCGGCCATCCCCGGCGATCTCTATGAAGCTGCAGAACTCGATGGTGCGAATGCCTGGCAGCGCTTCTGGACCATCACTCTGCCGATGATGCGCTCGACAATCGGCGCCATCATCGCCCTTGGCCTGATCTTCACGCTGCAACAGTTCGACCTCTTCGCCGCGATCACCTCTGGCGGGCCGAACAATTCCTCAAATGTGACGCAATATTGGGCCTGGGAGTTGTCTTTCCGCCAATATGATTTCGCCAAAGGCGCCACGATCTCCGTCATCATGATCGTCTTCGTCATGATCGCCTCTGTCGTCTATGTCCGTTCGACGCGCCATGAGGTGCGAGGATGA
- a CDS encoding carbohydrate ABC transporter permease: MSEINRNRLMLAIAIAMAAIYLFPLYWMYITALKSGSEMFATPPSFWPSSPQWSTYAYVWESRNMGRYLWNSLVIALGSVALITILGVGCAYVLARYRSIWVDIGLFLILMLQVLPASLMVTPIFVGFSQLGMLNYPRLAVIIAIAAKSMPFFVVLVRATFMAVPQELEEAALVDGNSRIGAFFTIVLPLARNGILVSAILIFMQAFGEFVYAKSMIQAAELQPASVGLNSFMGPNTNEWNNIMAYATMYVTPILAIFVLLQRRIVSGLTSGALK; encoded by the coding sequence ATGAGTGAAATAAACCGAAACCGACTGATGCTCGCGATCGCCATCGCCATGGCGGCGATCTACCTCTTTCCGCTCTACTGGATGTATATCACAGCACTGAAAAGCGGCTCGGAGATGTTCGCCACGCCGCCGAGCTTCTGGCCGTCTTCTCCGCAATGGAGCACCTATGCCTATGTGTGGGAGAGCCGGAACATGGGTCGCTATCTCTGGAATTCGCTGGTGATCGCGCTCGGTTCCGTGGCCCTCATCACCATCCTCGGCGTTGGTTGCGCATACGTGCTGGCGCGTTATCGCAGCATCTGGGTGGATATCGGCCTGTTCCTGATCCTCATGCTGCAGGTTCTTCCCGCCTCCTTGATGGTTACACCGATCTTCGTCGGTTTTTCGCAGCTCGGCATGCTCAACTATCCGCGTCTTGCCGTTATCATCGCCATAGCAGCAAAAAGCATGCCCTTCTTCGTCGTCCTGGTCCGCGCCACCTTCATGGCCGTACCCCAGGAACTGGAAGAGGCCGCTCTTGTCGACGGCAATTCCCGCATCGGCGCTTTCTTCACCATCGTCTTGCCGCTGGCGCGCAACGGTATCCTGGTCAGCGCGATCCTCATCTTCATGCAGGCCTTCGGCGAATTCGTCTATGCGAAATCGATGATCCAGGCCGCCGAGCTTCAGCCGGCGAGCGTCGGTCTCAATTCCTTCATGGGGCCGAACACCAACGAGTGGAACAACATCATGGCCTACGCCACGATGTATGTAACGCCCATTCTCGCCATCTTCGTTCTCTTGCAGCGCCGCATCGTATCCGGCCTCACCTCGGGAGCCCTCAAATGA
- a CDS encoding ABC transporter ATP-binding protein codes for MTTQIELVGVNKHYGAFHALKNINLSIAKGTFVALVGPSGCGKSTLLRSLAGLESISEGDLKIAGELMNNVPPRKRDVAMVFQSYALYPHMTVEQNLTYSLRIRGVAKTEAKKAAEDVAATTGLSHLLKRYPRELSGGQRQRVAMSRAIIRHPKAFLFDEPLSNLDAALRVHMRKEIRALHDRLHATSVYVTHDQIEAMTMADHVVVMRDGVIEQQGRPLDLYDTPANKFVAGFIGSPAMNFIPAIVGEGSESLTLDFGALKHKVAISSKLQPGRKVTAGIRPEHIGITSQGQGTFDVPVAVVESTGSSTFITAATRPELTIVETGRGNTRAGDIIGVRVDLEKLHLFDETSGVRI; via the coding sequence ATGACCACTCAGATCGAGCTTGTCGGCGTCAACAAGCATTACGGCGCCTTTCACGCTCTCAAGAACATCAACCTGTCGATCGCCAAGGGGACGTTCGTGGCGCTCGTCGGTCCTTCCGGCTGCGGCAAGTCCACGCTTCTGCGATCTCTCGCGGGTCTTGAAAGCATCTCTGAGGGCGACCTCAAGATCGCCGGGGAGCTGATGAACAACGTGCCGCCGCGCAAGCGCGACGTGGCGATGGTCTTCCAGTCCTACGCTCTTTATCCGCATATGACCGTCGAGCAGAATCTCACATATAGTCTCCGCATCCGCGGCGTCGCCAAAACCGAGGCGAAGAAAGCCGCCGAGGACGTCGCCGCCACGACCGGCCTGTCGCATCTCCTGAAACGCTATCCGCGAGAGCTTTCAGGCGGCCAGCGTCAGCGCGTCGCCATGAGCCGCGCCATTATCCGTCATCCGAAGGCATTCCTCTTTGACGAACCGCTTTCCAATCTGGATGCGGCGCTGCGTGTCCATATGCGCAAGGAAATCCGTGCGTTACACGACCGACTTCATGCGACTTCCGTTTACGTTACCCACGACCAGATCGAGGCTATGACGATGGCCGATCACGTTGTCGTCATGCGCGATGGCGTCATCGAGCAGCAGGGAAGGCCGCTTGATCTTTACGACACGCCTGCCAACAAATTCGTCGCCGGCTTCATCGGCTCGCCCGCAATGAACTTCATCCCGGCGATCGTCGGCGAAGGTAGCGAAAGCCTGACGCTCGACTTCGGGGCGCTGAAGCACAAGGTGGCGATCTCCAGCAAACTGCAACCCGGCCGCAAAGTCACCGCCGGTATTCGCCCCGAACACATTGGCATCACCAGCCAGGGGCAGGGCACTTTCGACGTTCCGGTCGCTGTCGTGGAATCGACGGGTTCTTCAACCTTCATCACCGCGGCGACCAGACCTGAACTCACCATTGTCGAAACCGGTCGCGGAAATACACGGGCGGGAGATATCATCGGCGTCCGTGTCGATCTGGAGAAGCTTCACCTCTTCGACGAGACAAGCGGCGTCAGGATCTGA
- a CDS encoding aldo/keto reductase, whose protein sequence is MDYRKLGQSGTIVTAYCLGTMTFGAEADEAASHKLLDDYFAWGGNFIDTADVYSAGSSEEIIGRWLKTRPSEARQAVIATKGRFPMGPGPNDIGLSRKHLNQALNDSLRRLGIEHIDLYQMHAWDALTPIEETLRFLDDAVSAGKIGYYGFSNYVGWHIAKACEIAKARGYTRPVTLQPQYNLLMRDIELEIVAACQDAGLGLLPWSPLGGGWLTGKYKRDQLPTGATRLGENPARGGEAFEARNAQERTWAVIRVVEEIAIARGVSMAQVALAWTAARPAVTSVILGARNPEQLADNLNAASLALSHEETTRLDEVSAPTPGQYPYGEHGINQRHRKMEGGR, encoded by the coding sequence ATGGATTATCGCAAACTCGGCCAGAGCGGCACAATCGTGACCGCCTATTGTCTCGGCACGATGACCTTTGGCGCGGAGGCGGACGAAGCGGCCTCCCACAAGCTGCTCGACGACTATTTCGCCTGGGGCGGCAATTTCATCGATACCGCCGACGTTTATAGCGCTGGCAGTTCCGAAGAAATCATCGGCCGCTGGCTGAAAACGCGGCCGAGCGAGGCAAGGCAAGCCGTGATCGCGACCAAAGGCCGCTTCCCGATGGGTCCGGGTCCAAATGATATCGGTCTCTCACGCAAACATCTCAACCAAGCGCTCAACGACTCTCTGCGTCGCTTGGGCATCGAGCATATCGATCTTTACCAGATGCATGCATGGGACGCGCTGACGCCGATCGAGGAGACCCTACGCTTCCTCGATGACGCCGTCTCAGCGGGCAAGATCGGCTATTACGGGTTTTCCAACTATGTCGGCTGGCACATCGCCAAGGCATGCGAAATTGCCAAGGCGCGCGGCTACACACGGCCGGTGACGCTTCAGCCGCAATACAATTTGCTGATGCGCGATATCGAGCTAGAGATCGTCGCCGCCTGCCAGGATGCTGGCCTGGGGCTGCTTCCTTGGTCACCACTTGGCGGCGGCTGGCTGACTGGCAAGTACAAGCGTGATCAGCTGCCGACCGGCGCAACCCGTCTTGGCGAAAATCCAGCGCGCGGCGGCGAAGCCTTCGAAGCCCGCAATGCGCAGGAGCGCACCTGGGCAGTTATCAGGGTGGTGGAGGAGATCGCCATTGCCCGCGGCGTCAGCATGGCGCAAGTGGCCCTTGCCTGGACGGCGGCGCGCCCGGCAGTGACCTCGGTCATTCTCGGTGCGCGAAATCCTGAGCAGCTCGCCGACAATCTCAACGCCGCCAGCCTTGCGCTTTCACATGAGGAGACCACCAGGCTTGACGAAGTCAGCGCGCCGACGCCTGGACAATATCCCTATGGTGAGCATGGCATCAACCAGCGCCACCGCAAGATGGAAGGCGGACGCTGA
- a CDS encoding LysR family transcriptional regulator, protein MELRQLQYFVAAAKAEHFTKAAQRLNIVQSALSSSVRALEQELNAKLFVRTTRKVRLTAAGRALLEKAEIVLDAAKDAREAVSAVAQAKSGKLNLGTVHGLPAFVDLPFLLARFHKRHPHIDVRLIQGGAVHLLEKVRNGKLDLAFLPMFEPPADIATVTIACEELVVVCNKAHSLASSQVVSLAEIAAHAFVEFEQDLGTRKIIDDLFLAANIDRKIAFEVSDLATLMELVGHGLGIALVPESVACSQPQILSVCRLKEADACWEVVLASSATSGDALPRRFEEIIGSDAGIEV, encoded by the coding sequence GTGGAACTACGCCAGCTCCAGTATTTTGTTGCTGCGGCAAAAGCCGAGCATTTCACAAAAGCCGCGCAACGGTTGAACATTGTTCAGTCTGCTCTTTCAAGTTCAGTCCGGGCGCTAGAACAAGAGCTGAATGCCAAGCTTTTCGTTCGCACGACTCGCAAGGTGCGGCTGACGGCCGCCGGCAGAGCGCTGCTCGAAAAAGCCGAGATTGTCCTTGATGCCGCGAAGGACGCACGCGAAGCGGTAAGCGCTGTTGCCCAGGCGAAATCGGGAAAGCTGAACCTCGGAACCGTTCACGGACTGCCGGCGTTTGTCGATCTGCCGTTTCTACTTGCACGTTTTCATAAGCGTCATCCGCATATCGATGTGCGGCTGATACAGGGCGGGGCGGTCCATCTCCTGGAGAAGGTCAGGAATGGCAAGCTTGACCTTGCTTTCCTGCCGATGTTTGAACCACCAGCCGATATCGCAACCGTCACCATCGCCTGCGAAGAACTGGTTGTCGTCTGCAACAAGGCCCATTCACTTGCCTCAAGCCAGGTCGTTTCGCTTGCTGAGATTGCAGCTCATGCCTTTGTCGAATTCGAGCAGGATTTAGGAACGCGCAAAATCATCGATGATTTGTTTTTGGCGGCGAATATCGATCGCAAGATCGCATTTGAGGTGAGTGATCTTGCTACTCTGATGGAACTGGTCGGACACGGGCTCGGCATCGCCCTGGTGCCGGAATCGGTCGCCTGCAGCCAGCCACAGATATTGAGTGTTTGCCGTCTCAAAGAAGCAGATGCATGCTGGGAAGTCGTATTGGCCTCATCGGCAACATCGGGCGACGCTCTGCCGAGACGCTTTGAGGAAATCATCGGAAGTGATGCCGGCATCGAAGTTTGA